Proteins encoded within one genomic window of Salipaludibacillus agaradhaerens:
- the nikB gene encoding nickel ABC transporter permease: MLVYTIRRILQTIPVLIGVSLVVFFMMHLIPGDPAQIIAGEQANEEQVEQMRERLGLNDPYYVQYGNFITNAVQGDFGNSIRSGRSVSGEISSRIWVTVELAFYSTILSIFLGLIAGIVSATRRNSISDMFIMIFALFGLSMPNFWLGLMLIQYISLNFEAIPVSGWGTPQHILLPVITLGTAGAAIIARMTRSSMLEIINQDYIRTARAKGVKERLVIYKHALRNALIPVVTVVGLQFGALLGGAVLTETVFAINGLGRLVVDAINARDFPIVQGTVLVLSLLFVLVNFLVDISYRFLNKRVELD, encoded by the coding sequence ATGTTAGTATATACTATTAGACGTATCCTCCAGACTATCCCAGTCCTCATTGGTGTATCACTCGTTGTATTCTTTATGATGCACTTAATTCCAGGGGACCCTGCTCAGATCATTGCTGGTGAGCAAGCGAATGAAGAACAGGTAGAGCAGATGAGAGAACGACTTGGTTTAAACGACCCCTACTATGTTCAATACGGGAATTTCATTACGAATGCCGTGCAAGGGGACTTCGGAAATTCAATCCGCAGTGGTCGCTCTGTGTCAGGTGAAATCAGCTCAAGAATCTGGGTAACAGTCGAATTAGCCTTTTACAGTACAATATTGAGTATTTTCTTAGGACTTATTGCTGGTATTGTGTCAGCTACTAGAAGAAATTCTATTTCAGATATGTTTATTATGATCTTTGCTTTATTTGGCTTATCCATGCCAAACTTTTGGTTAGGTCTTATGCTTATCCAATATATTTCACTCAATTTTGAGGCTATTCCCGTTTCTGGCTGGGGAACGCCACAACATATTTTACTCCCTGTTATAACGTTAGGCACTGCAGGGGCAGCGATTATCGCCCGCATGACGCGGTCAAGTATGCTTGAGATTATTAATCAAGATTACATTCGAACAGCTCGTGCTAAAGGGGTTAAAGAACGTTTAGTTATTTATAAACATGCATTAAGAAATGCTTTAATCCCTGTTGTAACAGTGGTAGGACTTCAATTTGGTGCGTTGTTAGGCGGAGCTGTCTTAACTGAAACAGTTTTTGCGATTAACGGATTGGGACGCCTTGTTGTAGATGCAATTAACGCAAGGGATTTCCCAATTGTACAAGGAACTGTACTCGTTCTATCACTTCTCTTTGTTCTAGTAAACTTCCTCGTTGATATCTCTTACCGCTTCTTAAACAAGCGGGTCGAGTTAGATTAA